A region from the Sander vitreus isolate 19-12246 chromosome 1, sanVit1, whole genome shotgun sequence genome encodes:
- the secisbp2l gene encoding selenocysteine insertion sequence-binding protein 2-like isoform X3, with protein MDASDNKDVKLSAEVEPFIPQKKGLEGSLVSMSLSGEAGGGGGGGGIGGGGGGVETTPIPSYLITCYPFVQENQPNRQHPMYNGGELRWQQPNPSPGGSYLAYPILSTPQPPVSNDYAYYQIMPAPCPPVMGFYQPFPGTYAGPVQAGVVNPVSADVSERPLPLGPAYGMASQRGRGMVRPNVLPKQQLGVCQPPRGRRPPTRSVAVQKEVCTLGPDGRTKTVTLVDAAQQTDFPGEVSGRCAAERASPLLWKNRTKRRRASHPAEGYNEQGASEADIDSDSGYCSPKHNQAAGIAQRTAENTAAPTGVEAGVMTAGTWVNVASQATQKSWGDRNSQFHRADQKKNPEQRNFSQSLHVYTGVMAGTKNAMRQHIRSILATTEDSGTNRMNSQDFHSGYPGRVPPNQSEQRLQPAVVTGTELTPEPLYFEDEDEFPDLTAGGAVQRSTKPESTSAQTHAQPKLPKNLLDNLPENSPINIVQTPIPITTSVPKRAKSQRKKALAAALATAQEYSEISMEQKKLQEAFTKAAGKKSKTSVELDLGDMLAALEKHQQAMKARQLTNTKPLSFTVGTTTPFHGSGLTSMPSMLKGHQQPFSAPHNALDSTAPRIKRGKEREIPKVKRPTALKKIILKEREGKKGKTSVEQESSGQEEHGDESLHFTDDLAREPASQENNGLSMPSDASLSPASQNSPYSITPVSQGSPASSGIGSPMASNAITKIHSRRFREYCNQVLSKEIDESVTMLLQELVRFQERVYQKDPTKAKSKRRLVMGLREVTKHMKLHKIKCVIISPNCEKIQAKGGLDEALYNVIAMARDQEIPFVFALGRKALGRCVNKLVPVSVVGIFNYSGAEGLFNRLVSLTEEARKAYKDMVSALEQEQAEEALKNDKKVPHHMGHSRNHSAASAISFCSIFSEPISEVNEKEYETNWRSMVETSDALEPVEAEPSRPAPATATQKDGETLAATTNTAPPGSTAPQPRAVPPTLTQGTSERDEVRVDDRLELASQQSTETGSLDGSCRGPLNSSITSTTSTLVPGMLEEAEEEEEEEEDYTPEPISVEVPTLSSRIESWVSKTLENLQLGKSQESTEEEEDEEEDDEQERGQSEEEEDLDSADITETRTEGNEQEEAKKVTG; from the exons GATGTGAAGCTTTCAGCCGAAGTGGAACCATTCATCCCACAGAAGAAAGGTCTCGAAGGATCTCTAGTCAGCATGAGTCTTTCTGGAGAGgcaggcggaggaggaggggggggaggtaTAGGAGGGGGCGGTGGAGGGGTCGAAACCACTCCCATACCCAGCTACCTCATCACCTGCTACCCTTTCGTCCAGGAGAACCAACCCAACAG ACAACATCCTATGTATAATGGAGGGGAGCTGCGCTGGCAGCAGCCTAACCCCAGCCCTGGTGGTTCATACCTGGCCTACCCCATCTTGTCCACGCCCCAGCCTCCTGTCTCCAATGACTACGCTTACTACCAGATTATGCCCGCTCCATGCCCACCTGTGATGGGCTTCTACCAGCCCTTCCCTGGCACCTATGCAGGTCCTGTGCAAGCTGGAGTGGTCAACCCTGTCTCAGCAGATGTCAGTGAAAGACCACTGCCTCTGGGGCCAGCATATGGGATGGCCAGTCAGAGGGGGAGAGGCATGGTCCGACCTAATGTTCTCCCAAAG CAACAGTTAGGTGTGTGCCAGCCTCCAAGGGGTCGCCGGCCTCCAACCAGAAGTGTAGCTGTGCAGAAAGAGGTTTGCACCTTGGGGCCTGATGGTAGGACCAAGACAGTCACGCTGGTGGATGCAGCACAGCAGACCG ATTTCCCAGGTGAGGTGTCAGGGCGGTGTGCTGCTGAGCGGGCTAGTCCCCTGCTGTGGAAGAACCGGACAAAGAGAAGACGGGCGTCCCATCCAGCTGAAGGCTACAACGAGCAGGGTGCCAGTGAGGCAGATATAGACAGCGACAGTGGCTACTGTAGCCCCAAACACAACCAGGCGGCAGGGATAGCACAACGGACAGCAGAGAATACAGCAGCACCCACA GGAGTAGAGGCTGGTGTAATGACAG CAGGTACCTGGGTAAATGTAGCCTCTCAGGCTACCCAGAAGTCCTGGGGAGACAGGAACAGCCAGTTCCACAGAGCAGACCAGAAGAAGAATCCTGAACAGAGAAACTTCTCACAG AGCTTGCATGTGTATACTGGTGTTATGGCTGGAACAAAGAATGCAATGAGACAACACATAAGGAGTATTTTAGCAACAACTGAAGACAGTGGTACCAACAGAATGAATAGCCAG GATTTCCACAGTGGCTATCCAGGGCGTGTGCCGCCGAACCAATCGGAACAGAGGCTGCAGCCAGCAGTGGTCACTGGTACTGAGCTCACCCCAGAGCCCCTCTACTTTGAG GATGAAGATGAGTTCCCAGATCTCACTGCTGGAGGGGCTGTCCAACGCAGCACCAAACCAGAATCTACTTCAGCCCAGACACACGCGCAACCTAAACTGCCCAAAAACTTG CTGGATAACTTGCCAGAAAACTCCCCTATCAACATTGTGCAGACACCCATCCCCATTACCACCTCGGTTCCCAAGAGGGCCAAGAGCCAGAGGAAGAAGGCTCTGGCTGCTGCCTTGGCCACTGCACAGGAGTACTCTGAGATCAGCATGGAACAGAAGAAATTACAG GAGGCATTCACCAAAGCAGCAGGGAAGAAGAGTAAAACCTCTGTCGAGCTGGACCTGGGAGACATGCTGGCAGCTTTGGAGAAACACCAGCAGGCTATGAAGGCCAGACAACTCACCAATACCAAGCCACTGTCTTTTACAG TTGGAACAACTACTCCATTCCACGGTTCAGGCTTGACCAGCATGCCATCCATGTTGAAGGGTCATCAGCAGCCATTCTCTGCCCCACACAATGCCCTGGATTCCACCGCACCCCGTAtcaagagagggaaggagagggagatcCCTAAAGTAAAACGGCCAACAGCCCTTAAGAAG ATTATCTTGAAGGAACGTGAAGGGAAGAAAGGGAAGACGAGTGTTGAACAAGAGTCTTCAGGCCAGGAGGAGCATGGGGATGAGTCTCTACATTTCACTGATGATCTTGCACGAGAGCCTGCCTCCCAAGAAA ACAATGGTCTGAGTATGCCCAGTGATGCATCCCTTTCCCCGGCCAGTCAGAACTCTCCATATAGCATCACCCCAGTGTCCCAGGGTTCTCCTGCCAGCTCTGGCATCGGGAGTCCCATGGCCTCAAATGCCATCACCAAGATCCACAGCCGACGTTTCAGAGA gtaCTGTAACCAAGTGCTGAGTAAGGAGATAGATGAGAGCGTGACGATGCTGTTACAGGAACTGGTTCGCTTCCAGGAGCGGGTCTACCAGAAGGATCCTACCAAGGCCAAATCCAAGCGCCGCCTGGTAATGGGTCTCAGAGAGGTCACCAAGCACATGAAGTTGCATAAGATTAAGTGTGTCATCATCTCTCCCAACTGTGAAAAGATCCAGGCCAAAG GTGGATTGGATGAAGCTCTATACAATGTAATTGCCATGGCTAGGGATCAGGAGATCCCATTTGTGTTTGCCTTGGGCAGAAAAGCTCTTGGACGCTGCGTCAACAAACTAGTGCCTGTTAGCGTGGTTGGCATTTTCAACTATTCTGGAGCTGAG GGTCTCTTCAACCGTTTGGTGTCTCTGACAGAAGAGGCTAGGAAGGCCTACAAGGACATGGTGTCAGCTCTGGAGCAGGAGCAGGCCGAGGAGGCTCTGAAAAATGACAAGAAAGTCCCACACCACATGGGACATTCCCGCAACCACTCTGCTGCTTCTGCTATTTCCTTCTGCTCCATCTTCTCCGAGCCTATCTCAGAGGTCAATGAAAAGGAATACG AGACCAACTGGAGGAGTATGGTGGAGACTTCAGATGCCCTGGAGCCTGTAGAGGCTGAGCCGAGTCGCCCTGCACCTGCCACAGCCACCCAGAAAGATGGGGAGACCCTGGCAGCCACCACCAACACCGCCCCGCCTGGCTCCACTGCTCCCCAGCCCAGGGCAGTGCCTCCGACACTGACACAGGGTACCAGTGAGAGAGACGAGGTCCGGGTTGACGACAGGCTGGAGCTGGCCTCTCAGCAGAGCACAGAGACTGGCTCATTGGATGGGAGCTGCAGGGGCCCGCTCAACTCCTCCATCACCTCCACCACTTCCACCCTGGTCCCCGGGATGTTGGAAGAggcagaagaggaggaggaggaggaggaggactacACCCCTGAACCCATTTCTGTGGAGGTCCCCACCCTCAGCAGCCGCATCGAATCCTGGGTGTCAAAGACCCTGGAAAACCTGCAGCTGGGAAAGAGCCAGGAAAgtacggaggaggaggaggatgaggaggaagacgaTGAACAGGAGAGAGGGCagagtgaagaggaggaggacctCGATTCCGCGGACATCACAGAGACGAGGACGGAGGGTAATGAGCAAGAGGAGGCAAAGAAGGTCACTGGTTGA
- the secisbp2l gene encoding selenocysteine insertion sequence-binding protein 2-like isoform X1, whose product MDASDNKDVKLSAEVEPFIPQKKGLEGSLVSMSLSGEAGGGGGGGGIGGGGGGVETTPIPSYLITCYPFVQENQPNRQHPMYNGGELRWQQPNPSPGGSYLAYPILSTPQPPVSNDYAYYQIMPAPCPPVMGFYQPFPGTYAGPVQAGVVNPVSADVSERPLPLGPAYGMASQRGRGMVRPNVLPKQQLGVCQPPRGRRPPTRSVAVQKEVCTLGPDGRTKTVTLVDAAQQTDFPGEVSGRCAAERASPLLWKNRTKRRRASHPAEGYNEQGASEADIDSDSGYCSPKHNQAAGIAQRTAENTAAPTGVEAGVMTAGTWVNVASQATQKSWGDRNSQFHRADQKKNPEQRNFSQSLHVYTGVMAGTKNAMRQHIRSILATTEDSGTNRMNSQDFHSGYPGRVPPNQSEQRLQPAVVTGTELTPEPLYFEDEDEFPDLTAGGAVQRSTKPESTSAQTHAQPKLPKNLLDNLPENSPINIVQTPIPITTSVPKRAKSQRKKALAAALATAQEYSEISMEQKKLQEAFTKAAGKKSKTSVELDLGDMLAALEKHQQAMKARQLTNTKPLSFTVGTTTPFHGSGLTSMPSMLKGHQQPFSAPHNALDSTAPRIKRGKEREIPKVKRPTALKKIILKEREGKKGKTSVEQESSGQEEHGDESLHFTDDLAREPASQESEDNGLSMPSDASLSPASQNSPYSITPVSQGSPASSGIGSPMASNAITKIHSRRFREYCNQVLSKEIDESVTMLLQELVRFQERVYQKDPTKAKSKRRLVMGLREVTKHMKLHKIKCVIISPNCEKIQAKGGLDEALYNVIAMARDQEIPFVFALGRKALGRCVNKLVPVSVVGIFNYSGAEGLFNRLVSLTEEARKAYKDMVSALEQEQAEEALKNDKKVPHHMGHSRNHSAASAISFCSIFSEPISEVNEKEYETNWRSMVETSDALEPVEAEPSRPAPATATQKDGETLAATTNTAPPGSTAPQPRAVPPTLTQGTSERDEVRVDDRLELASQQSTETGSLDGSCRGPLNSSITSTTSTLVPGMLEEAEEEEEEEEDYTPEPISVEVPTLSSRIESWVSKTLENLQLGKSQESTEEEEDEEEDDEQERGQSEEEEDLDSADITETRTEGNEQEEAKKVTG is encoded by the exons GATGTGAAGCTTTCAGCCGAAGTGGAACCATTCATCCCACAGAAGAAAGGTCTCGAAGGATCTCTAGTCAGCATGAGTCTTTCTGGAGAGgcaggcggaggaggaggggggggaggtaTAGGAGGGGGCGGTGGAGGGGTCGAAACCACTCCCATACCCAGCTACCTCATCACCTGCTACCCTTTCGTCCAGGAGAACCAACCCAACAG ACAACATCCTATGTATAATGGAGGGGAGCTGCGCTGGCAGCAGCCTAACCCCAGCCCTGGTGGTTCATACCTGGCCTACCCCATCTTGTCCACGCCCCAGCCTCCTGTCTCCAATGACTACGCTTACTACCAGATTATGCCCGCTCCATGCCCACCTGTGATGGGCTTCTACCAGCCCTTCCCTGGCACCTATGCAGGTCCTGTGCAAGCTGGAGTGGTCAACCCTGTCTCAGCAGATGTCAGTGAAAGACCACTGCCTCTGGGGCCAGCATATGGGATGGCCAGTCAGAGGGGGAGAGGCATGGTCCGACCTAATGTTCTCCCAAAG CAACAGTTAGGTGTGTGCCAGCCTCCAAGGGGTCGCCGGCCTCCAACCAGAAGTGTAGCTGTGCAGAAAGAGGTTTGCACCTTGGGGCCTGATGGTAGGACCAAGACAGTCACGCTGGTGGATGCAGCACAGCAGACCG ATTTCCCAGGTGAGGTGTCAGGGCGGTGTGCTGCTGAGCGGGCTAGTCCCCTGCTGTGGAAGAACCGGACAAAGAGAAGACGGGCGTCCCATCCAGCTGAAGGCTACAACGAGCAGGGTGCCAGTGAGGCAGATATAGACAGCGACAGTGGCTACTGTAGCCCCAAACACAACCAGGCGGCAGGGATAGCACAACGGACAGCAGAGAATACAGCAGCACCCACA GGAGTAGAGGCTGGTGTAATGACAG CAGGTACCTGGGTAAATGTAGCCTCTCAGGCTACCCAGAAGTCCTGGGGAGACAGGAACAGCCAGTTCCACAGAGCAGACCAGAAGAAGAATCCTGAACAGAGAAACTTCTCACAG AGCTTGCATGTGTATACTGGTGTTATGGCTGGAACAAAGAATGCAATGAGACAACACATAAGGAGTATTTTAGCAACAACTGAAGACAGTGGTACCAACAGAATGAATAGCCAG GATTTCCACAGTGGCTATCCAGGGCGTGTGCCGCCGAACCAATCGGAACAGAGGCTGCAGCCAGCAGTGGTCACTGGTACTGAGCTCACCCCAGAGCCCCTCTACTTTGAG GATGAAGATGAGTTCCCAGATCTCACTGCTGGAGGGGCTGTCCAACGCAGCACCAAACCAGAATCTACTTCAGCCCAGACACACGCGCAACCTAAACTGCCCAAAAACTTG CTGGATAACTTGCCAGAAAACTCCCCTATCAACATTGTGCAGACACCCATCCCCATTACCACCTCGGTTCCCAAGAGGGCCAAGAGCCAGAGGAAGAAGGCTCTGGCTGCTGCCTTGGCCACTGCACAGGAGTACTCTGAGATCAGCATGGAACAGAAGAAATTACAG GAGGCATTCACCAAAGCAGCAGGGAAGAAGAGTAAAACCTCTGTCGAGCTGGACCTGGGAGACATGCTGGCAGCTTTGGAGAAACACCAGCAGGCTATGAAGGCCAGACAACTCACCAATACCAAGCCACTGTCTTTTACAG TTGGAACAACTACTCCATTCCACGGTTCAGGCTTGACCAGCATGCCATCCATGTTGAAGGGTCATCAGCAGCCATTCTCTGCCCCACACAATGCCCTGGATTCCACCGCACCCCGTAtcaagagagggaaggagagggagatcCCTAAAGTAAAACGGCCAACAGCCCTTAAGAAG ATTATCTTGAAGGAACGTGAAGGGAAGAAAGGGAAGACGAGTGTTGAACAAGAGTCTTCAGGCCAGGAGGAGCATGGGGATGAGTCTCTACATTTCACTGATGATCTTGCACGAGAGCCTGCCTCCCAAGAAAGTGAGG ACAATGGTCTGAGTATGCCCAGTGATGCATCCCTTTCCCCGGCCAGTCAGAACTCTCCATATAGCATCACCCCAGTGTCCCAGGGTTCTCCTGCCAGCTCTGGCATCGGGAGTCCCATGGCCTCAAATGCCATCACCAAGATCCACAGCCGACGTTTCAGAGA gtaCTGTAACCAAGTGCTGAGTAAGGAGATAGATGAGAGCGTGACGATGCTGTTACAGGAACTGGTTCGCTTCCAGGAGCGGGTCTACCAGAAGGATCCTACCAAGGCCAAATCCAAGCGCCGCCTGGTAATGGGTCTCAGAGAGGTCACCAAGCACATGAAGTTGCATAAGATTAAGTGTGTCATCATCTCTCCCAACTGTGAAAAGATCCAGGCCAAAG GTGGATTGGATGAAGCTCTATACAATGTAATTGCCATGGCTAGGGATCAGGAGATCCCATTTGTGTTTGCCTTGGGCAGAAAAGCTCTTGGACGCTGCGTCAACAAACTAGTGCCTGTTAGCGTGGTTGGCATTTTCAACTATTCTGGAGCTGAG GGTCTCTTCAACCGTTTGGTGTCTCTGACAGAAGAGGCTAGGAAGGCCTACAAGGACATGGTGTCAGCTCTGGAGCAGGAGCAGGCCGAGGAGGCTCTGAAAAATGACAAGAAAGTCCCACACCACATGGGACATTCCCGCAACCACTCTGCTGCTTCTGCTATTTCCTTCTGCTCCATCTTCTCCGAGCCTATCTCAGAGGTCAATGAAAAGGAATACG AGACCAACTGGAGGAGTATGGTGGAGACTTCAGATGCCCTGGAGCCTGTAGAGGCTGAGCCGAGTCGCCCTGCACCTGCCACAGCCACCCAGAAAGATGGGGAGACCCTGGCAGCCACCACCAACACCGCCCCGCCTGGCTCCACTGCTCCCCAGCCCAGGGCAGTGCCTCCGACACTGACACAGGGTACCAGTGAGAGAGACGAGGTCCGGGTTGACGACAGGCTGGAGCTGGCCTCTCAGCAGAGCACAGAGACTGGCTCATTGGATGGGAGCTGCAGGGGCCCGCTCAACTCCTCCATCACCTCCACCACTTCCACCCTGGTCCCCGGGATGTTGGAAGAggcagaagaggaggaggaggaggaggaggactacACCCCTGAACCCATTTCTGTGGAGGTCCCCACCCTCAGCAGCCGCATCGAATCCTGGGTGTCAAAGACCCTGGAAAACCTGCAGCTGGGAAAGAGCCAGGAAAgtacggaggaggaggaggatgaggaggaagacgaTGAACAGGAGAGAGGGCagagtgaagaggaggaggacctCGATTCCGCGGACATCACAGAGACGAGGACGGAGGGTAATGAGCAAGAGGAGGCAAAGAAGGTCACTGGTTGA
- the secisbp2l gene encoding selenocysteine insertion sequence-binding protein 2-like isoform X4, whose translation MDASDNKDVKLSAEVEPFIPQKKGLEGSLVSMSLSGEAGGGGGGGGIGGGGGGVETTPIPSYLITCYPFVQENQPNRQHPMYNGGELRWQQPNPSPGGSYLAYPILSTPQPPVSNDYAYYQIMPAPCPPVMGFYQPFPGTYAGPVQAGVVNPVSADVSERPLPLGPAYGMASQRGRGMVRPNVLPKQQLGVCQPPRGRRPPTRSVAVQKEVCTLGPDGRTKTVTLVDAAQQTDFPGEVSGRCAAERASPLLWKNRTKRRRASHPAEGYNEQGASEADIDSDSGYCSPKHNQAAGIAQRTAENTAAPTGVEAGVMTAGTWVNVASQATQKSWGDRNSQFHRADQKKNPEQRNFSQDFHSGYPGRVPPNQSEQRLQPAVVTGTELTPEPLYFEDEDEFPDLTAGGAVQRSTKPESTSAQTHAQPKLPKNLLDNLPENSPINIVQTPIPITTSVPKRAKSQRKKALAAALATAQEYSEISMEQKKLQEAFTKAAGKKSKTSVELDLGDMLAALEKHQQAMKARQLTNTKPLSFTVGTTTPFHGSGLTSMPSMLKGHQQPFSAPHNALDSTAPRIKRGKEREIPKVKRPTALKKIILKEREGKKGKTSVEQESSGQEEHGDESLHFTDDLAREPASQESEDNGLSMPSDASLSPASQNSPYSITPVSQGSPASSGIGSPMASNAITKIHSRRFREYCNQVLSKEIDESVTMLLQELVRFQERVYQKDPTKAKSKRRLVMGLREVTKHMKLHKIKCVIISPNCEKIQAKGGLDEALYNVIAMARDQEIPFVFALGRKALGRCVNKLVPVSVVGIFNYSGAEGLFNRLVSLTEEARKAYKDMVSALEQEQAEEALKNDKKVPHHMGHSRNHSAASAISFCSIFSEPISEVNEKEYETNWRSMVETSDALEPVEAEPSRPAPATATQKDGETLAATTNTAPPGSTAPQPRAVPPTLTQGTSERDEVRVDDRLELASQQSTETGSLDGSCRGPLNSSITSTTSTLVPGMLEEAEEEEEEEEDYTPEPISVEVPTLSSRIESWVSKTLENLQLGKSQESTEEEEDEEEDDEQERGQSEEEEDLDSADITETRTEGNEQEEAKKVTG comes from the exons GATGTGAAGCTTTCAGCCGAAGTGGAACCATTCATCCCACAGAAGAAAGGTCTCGAAGGATCTCTAGTCAGCATGAGTCTTTCTGGAGAGgcaggcggaggaggaggggggggaggtaTAGGAGGGGGCGGTGGAGGGGTCGAAACCACTCCCATACCCAGCTACCTCATCACCTGCTACCCTTTCGTCCAGGAGAACCAACCCAACAG ACAACATCCTATGTATAATGGAGGGGAGCTGCGCTGGCAGCAGCCTAACCCCAGCCCTGGTGGTTCATACCTGGCCTACCCCATCTTGTCCACGCCCCAGCCTCCTGTCTCCAATGACTACGCTTACTACCAGATTATGCCCGCTCCATGCCCACCTGTGATGGGCTTCTACCAGCCCTTCCCTGGCACCTATGCAGGTCCTGTGCAAGCTGGAGTGGTCAACCCTGTCTCAGCAGATGTCAGTGAAAGACCACTGCCTCTGGGGCCAGCATATGGGATGGCCAGTCAGAGGGGGAGAGGCATGGTCCGACCTAATGTTCTCCCAAAG CAACAGTTAGGTGTGTGCCAGCCTCCAAGGGGTCGCCGGCCTCCAACCAGAAGTGTAGCTGTGCAGAAAGAGGTTTGCACCTTGGGGCCTGATGGTAGGACCAAGACAGTCACGCTGGTGGATGCAGCACAGCAGACCG ATTTCCCAGGTGAGGTGTCAGGGCGGTGTGCTGCTGAGCGGGCTAGTCCCCTGCTGTGGAAGAACCGGACAAAGAGAAGACGGGCGTCCCATCCAGCTGAAGGCTACAACGAGCAGGGTGCCAGTGAGGCAGATATAGACAGCGACAGTGGCTACTGTAGCCCCAAACACAACCAGGCGGCAGGGATAGCACAACGGACAGCAGAGAATACAGCAGCACCCACA GGAGTAGAGGCTGGTGTAATGACAG CAGGTACCTGGGTAAATGTAGCCTCTCAGGCTACCCAGAAGTCCTGGGGAGACAGGAACAGCCAGTTCCACAGAGCAGACCAGAAGAAGAATCCTGAACAGAGAAACTTCTCACAG GATTTCCACAGTGGCTATCCAGGGCGTGTGCCGCCGAACCAATCGGAACAGAGGCTGCAGCCAGCAGTGGTCACTGGTACTGAGCTCACCCCAGAGCCCCTCTACTTTGAG GATGAAGATGAGTTCCCAGATCTCACTGCTGGAGGGGCTGTCCAACGCAGCACCAAACCAGAATCTACTTCAGCCCAGACACACGCGCAACCTAAACTGCCCAAAAACTTG CTGGATAACTTGCCAGAAAACTCCCCTATCAACATTGTGCAGACACCCATCCCCATTACCACCTCGGTTCCCAAGAGGGCCAAGAGCCAGAGGAAGAAGGCTCTGGCTGCTGCCTTGGCCACTGCACAGGAGTACTCTGAGATCAGCATGGAACAGAAGAAATTACAG GAGGCATTCACCAAAGCAGCAGGGAAGAAGAGTAAAACCTCTGTCGAGCTGGACCTGGGAGACATGCTGGCAGCTTTGGAGAAACACCAGCAGGCTATGAAGGCCAGACAACTCACCAATACCAAGCCACTGTCTTTTACAG TTGGAACAACTACTCCATTCCACGGTTCAGGCTTGACCAGCATGCCATCCATGTTGAAGGGTCATCAGCAGCCATTCTCTGCCCCACACAATGCCCTGGATTCCACCGCACCCCGTAtcaagagagggaaggagagggagatcCCTAAAGTAAAACGGCCAACAGCCCTTAAGAAG ATTATCTTGAAGGAACGTGAAGGGAAGAAAGGGAAGACGAGTGTTGAACAAGAGTCTTCAGGCCAGGAGGAGCATGGGGATGAGTCTCTACATTTCACTGATGATCTTGCACGAGAGCCTGCCTCCCAAGAAAGTGAGG ACAATGGTCTGAGTATGCCCAGTGATGCATCCCTTTCCCCGGCCAGTCAGAACTCTCCATATAGCATCACCCCAGTGTCCCAGGGTTCTCCTGCCAGCTCTGGCATCGGGAGTCCCATGGCCTCAAATGCCATCACCAAGATCCACAGCCGACGTTTCAGAGA gtaCTGTAACCAAGTGCTGAGTAAGGAGATAGATGAGAGCGTGACGATGCTGTTACAGGAACTGGTTCGCTTCCAGGAGCGGGTCTACCAGAAGGATCCTACCAAGGCCAAATCCAAGCGCCGCCTGGTAATGGGTCTCAGAGAGGTCACCAAGCACATGAAGTTGCATAAGATTAAGTGTGTCATCATCTCTCCCAACTGTGAAAAGATCCAGGCCAAAG GTGGATTGGATGAAGCTCTATACAATGTAATTGCCATGGCTAGGGATCAGGAGATCCCATTTGTGTTTGCCTTGGGCAGAAAAGCTCTTGGACGCTGCGTCAACAAACTAGTGCCTGTTAGCGTGGTTGGCATTTTCAACTATTCTGGAGCTGAG GGTCTCTTCAACCGTTTGGTGTCTCTGACAGAAGAGGCTAGGAAGGCCTACAAGGACATGGTGTCAGCTCTGGAGCAGGAGCAGGCCGAGGAGGCTCTGAAAAATGACAAGAAAGTCCCACACCACATGGGACATTCCCGCAACCACTCTGCTGCTTCTGCTATTTCCTTCTGCTCCATCTTCTCCGAGCCTATCTCAGAGGTCAATGAAAAGGAATACG AGACCAACTGGAGGAGTATGGTGGAGACTTCAGATGCCCTGGAGCCTGTAGAGGCTGAGCCGAGTCGCCCTGCACCTGCCACAGCCACCCAGAAAGATGGGGAGACCCTGGCAGCCACCACCAACACCGCCCCGCCTGGCTCCACTGCTCCCCAGCCCAGGGCAGTGCCTCCGACACTGACACAGGGTACCAGTGAGAGAGACGAGGTCCGGGTTGACGACAGGCTGGAGCTGGCCTCTCAGCAGAGCACAGAGACTGGCTCATTGGATGGGAGCTGCAGGGGCCCGCTCAACTCCTCCATCACCTCCACCACTTCCACCCTGGTCCCCGGGATGTTGGAAGAggcagaagaggaggaggaggaggaggaggactacACCCCTGAACCCATTTCTGTGGAGGTCCCCACCCTCAGCAGCCGCATCGAATCCTGGGTGTCAAAGACCCTGGAAAACCTGCAGCTGGGAAAGAGCCAGGAAAgtacggaggaggaggaggatgaggaggaagacgaTGAACAGGAGAGAGGGCagagtgaagaggaggaggacctCGATTCCGCGGACATCACAGAGACGAGGACGGAGGGTAATGAGCAAGAGGAGGCAAAGAAGGTCACTGGTTGA